The Pristis pectinata isolate sPriPec2 chromosome 9, sPriPec2.1.pri, whole genome shotgun sequence genomic interval GTTATATCGTATTGAAGTTGCTACTTTTATTCCATTGCTAGTGCTTTCTATAATATCTCATTATGAAAGGAAAAACTCAAAAAATTACATTCCCTTGACCTATGTGTTATAACTGTTAATTCAAAAATCCTTCTGTTAACTAATTGATAGCTGAATGCAAGCTGGAGGAAATGTCTTTGTATTTCTGCAGGTTTTACTTTATGTTATTACACCCCTTAATAAGATATTAACACATTCAGCTATGCTCTTTGTATGATACCTGTGAATATTTCATTTGATTTCAGTTTCTCCAATTGCAGAAAGAACATCTCTCAACATTAAAATGGCTATTCTCAAGATCGCTGCTCAGTTTTTTGGAGACCTTTTTGAAGTGTTTGCATCAGAAAGAAAATCTGGTTTGAAGAACATTCTGTACCTGGTCTCACTTTGTCTTCTGTTAGGCATGGGATCTAGTGGAATTGTCTACATTTGCTTGCAAAAACTACAGTGTAATCTCTCAGTGGCTCTGGCAGTGTGTGGAACCTTTACTGTGGTCATTCCTGGAGCTCTGTTTCTTTCCAAGCATCTCAGATGCTTCACCCTGATATTCCTTATTTCATGTGGAACCAAGCAAGGCCGCAATGCCCTGATAACAGTTGGTACAAGTATTGTGGTCTTTCACTGTGCCCAAAATAGCTTTGACAATTTAATGAAATTAGTAGAGAACTTAGATTGCTACTTGGTAGGAATGCTACCATCTATCAGAGATCTTTTGTCAAAATACATTGAAGTACTCAAATGGATTAGCAACTATAAAATATCAGGAAACCCTTTCATACGGATTGTAGATGAGTTTAAGGTTTATCACAAAGTTGATGACgatgatataaaaataaaactcaatGCAACCAGAATGAACATGGAGATCCTGGCTAATAATACAATGTCAAAATTTGGCACATTTACCACAGTTTGTAAAAATGCAATGACCGTCATGGGTGTCCTGCTGATTCTATTATTCACTTGGTTCTACATCAGGAGATTTTTAACCAACGTCAAGTTTGAAAACATATTTGTCACAAATCAATTACTGCAATTTGATGAAAAGCAGAAAGAAGTGGGAAAACCACATTTGCTCCCACTAACTAAAAAAGAGAAGAAATGCTTCATAAGAATCCCAGCACTAAGTTTAtcagaaatggaatggaaaagcatggcaggattcttggttcCTATCTTGAGAAATCTGTGCATTTGGACAATACTCATAATGCTGGATTATGGAATATATTTACTTACAGATTCAATAAGGCATCACATAGACCACCTGCCGACAATAAACATTACAATGAATGTGAAATTTTCTGTAAGTACATCCTTTAAAACAATAGTATAATTTTTAGTTAATTTTTGCATGTTGAATTGTATTACAGCATTTTACAACTATGAGACCAAAATGAGTAATTGTGCTTGACATCAAGAACAGCAGTTGACAAAACGTGGCATCAAGGAGTTCTGTAAGGCTCAAGTCAAAGGGTATTGAGAAGGTTATGCTCCAGTGGTCATTGTAGCAAGATGGTGGTGGTTGTTGTAGGACAATCATTCAGCTATAGTTCATTTCTGCAGAAATACCTAGGAACAACTATCTTCAGTTGTTTCATTAATGGCCTTCCTCCCactataaggtcagaagtggagatatttgcttaagaatacacaatgttcaatcccaTTTATAACCTCAGAATATGAAACTGTCCATTCCACATAAAACAAAGCCAAGTCAagattcaggcatgggctaataagtggcaagtgacaTACATGCCACACAAGTACCAGCCAATGATGATCTCTAACACAAGTAAGTCTAACAACCTATACTTGACATTTAGTGGCATAAACAATTGACAAATTTAACCACCATTAACGTCCAGCATtgagcagaaactcaactggacaagACTACAAGAGTGGTTCAAGGGTTGGGTAACCTGCTATGAGTGACTCAGTTCTGgcatcccaaaacctttccatgatctacaaatcaggagcatgatagaATACTCACCACTTTCCGAGATGTGTAGAGCTCCAGTAATACTGGATAGCTTGAcaaaatccaggacaaagcagcctgctaaATTGGTACTATGtcaaccactctaaacattcattccctcttccATTGTTGTTGCAGTGCATGCCACCTACAAAATGTATAGCAGTTACTTTCCAAGCCTTCTCCATCTgcatctcccaaacctatgaACTCTACCACCGAGAGGACAAGAGAAGCAGGTGCGTGagagcagcaccacctgctggttcccctccaaggatttttctcaagggcaattatgggtGGAtaattgccagcaatgcccacatacCAAAAatgattttatctttttttaaattgcatgctTGCAAGTGTGGAATGTAAAATCATCAGTTTTATGCTATTGGTATTCCAAAGATGCAAGACTATGAAGGGTAGTTACAGTTTAACTTTTGGCTATATAAGGCTTTTCTAGCATTGCTAACATTGATTGTAAAACAATAGCAACTATAATATAATTGATGGCTGAAAAAATCTACTTAGAATTGGAGAATAATAAGAGAtaacaaaaagggaaagaagCACACTTTCAAAAGAATTACAGGAAGATACGTAAACTGCAATGCAGGAGAAGTGATATtgaagaataaggaaatggcaacaaaattaaacaaatattttgtgtctgttctTAAGAAGACACAGAAAGCCTCCTAAAAGTAGTTGAGAACAACTAGTCTTGCGTGAATGGGCAGATGATGGCATGAGCTAAAAAAAAGCATTCGGGAAATTAATGGATCTGAAAGGTCAGTAAATCCCCAGCACCTGATGACCTACATCCCAAAGCTTCCAAAGAGGTGGCTATGGAGGTAATGGATGCAAAGGTTATCATTTTGCAAACAGTGGCCACAGATTAGAAGGTAGTTAGtgtaatcccactatttaaaaaaggaggaagaagaagtcatttgggccagttagcctgatatcactgacaaagaaaatgctggaatatataattaaggaaattaaaaatatataatttgaaaAATAGTAAAAGGTTTGAACAGAGTCAATTAAGATTTATTTATCAACAAAGACAgatttgacaaatctattggattcttttctgaggatgtaactagcagaataaatAAAGGGGAATTGTAAgctgtgatgtatttggactgtCAGAACCCTTTCAATAAGTTGCTGCACAAAAGGTTATGAAACAAAGGTAGGGCAGATGCGATTGTGGGGTGCAATATATTGATGAAGATTGAGGTTTGGTTAGTGAactgaaaacagagagttggaataaatgagtcATCTTTGGGTTGGGTTGTCATGTGTAGTGGGTGCCATGGGGATCGATGCTGAGGTCCCAGTTGTTCATGATTGGAAGGAAAGAACTGAGTTTTCAGTGTACAATGCTTGTTGGCTATGTGGACTGTGAGGGGTCCTAGAAAGGCTTCATGGGATACATGCTAAGTTAATGTGGAGGTGGAAAGTCATGTGGAAAGATGTGAGGTGATCTACTTTGCTAGAAAAGTTGAAAGGCAGAGTgattaaatggtgagaaactgaaaagcatgatgttcagagggaccagaGTATCCTTGTACAGGAATCACTGGAAATTAACAAACAGGtcaagcaagcaattaggaagataaatggtatgttggcctttattgcagtttgaatataaaacattgattgatttctctttccacagatgttgcttagcatgctgaattcttccaacatttctgtttttgtcctcCTTCTGATCTTCTGACTTAGATCTGTTCTGGACCTCCAACCTTCCCACCTATCCCTTCATCCCatgacatccaccactctgaacACCACTGTCACTGACCAACACTTAACTGATTTTCTTTGTGAGATAATCTTCATCAAAATGGCAAAACATGTGGGCCTTGATTGTGTAAAACTTGTTCATTGATACCTTGGGCTTTGTGTACTATTGGAGTATGCAATGGTGCACCTTTAAAGAAGTTACAGTATGTATTGGCCTGCCACATTTCAACACGTCTTAATCAGGACCTTTCAGTTTCTAGGCCATCCTCTTTTTGCATTAAGTAGTTATCTCTTTGCTTTTCAACAGGAAGAGAACACAAAATTAAATATAATCAAAACCAAGAAGGAGTACGAAGAAACCTTCTCATCTTATGTTCATTTGTCTAAAGATGCCTGCATCCTTCAATCAACGCTATCAATAGACGCGATATGGAGCCCACTCCTCATACTATTAGTCATCTTATTATTACTCACTTTACTTTCTGCAAAACTTACAACATTGAAAATTATAGTTTTATCATCATTTTATAAGGAGACTGAGGAGAAACGTATACAATTTTTGCATGAAAAAATATTACAGAAAAGACGCTGGGCCAATTTATTCAATATAGAGGAGGTACTGAATCCTGCAACTAATGTGGTAAGGAGCTAATTATAGTATAAAGCTAAATATTAGATTATCAGAAATAATTATGCTCTCATACATTTTATAAATGTTATTTACATTCAGACCTTTTTTTCATATATTTACAATACTTTCTTCCGAATTTCCTTCTCTCCCAAAGAACTGTTTTCCATTAAAATTATTGCAAAGTATGTAAAAGAGGCTATTGACATGTTTTGCCCATTTTGTTTGTCCAGTGAAGAAAAATGCTGCTTTCACTGTCACATACTGAGATATCATTCTGGTTATGTATCTTCCATCAAAATGGCCATCCGTATTTGTGGCCAGAGTGTCCTCATGCTGATTAACTGTGAAGTACATCAGTACTCAACTGTCCTTCCTTTCTGTTCCCACTGTAGTTCCTTCCCAAGAGTACTCTGACAGCAAGTCCCAAATCaatgagcataaaacaaactgctggaggaaatcaatgtgtcaggcagcatctgtggagagaaatgggcagtcaacattttgggtcaagacccttcatctgcatagtccagatgaagagtgtcaacccaaaacgtcaactgtccatttccctccacagatgctgcttgacctgctgagttcctccagcagtttatttattgctccaaattccagcatctgcagtctcctgtgtgtcctAAATCAACAATCTCTTTAACCAGGAAAGAAAAAGGCAGCAACCACATGGCAGCAACCTTCAAGTACAGATTTCCTTCCTGGTCATGTACTATGCTAACGTGGAAATCTATTGCTGTTTctttcattgttgttgggtcCAGATCCTCGAATTCCTTTCCAAACCACATTGTAAGAGTACCTTAACCAGAAGATCTGCAACCGTTCCTGCACATCTGATTGGAAACATACACCAACAACtgacatttatatagtgcctttgaaGCAGAAAAACCTCCCAAGAACTTCTAAACACTTCAGAAAAGTACAGTTGGTCAATgatctacatttaaaaaaaagaagaaactaaAATATGGAAGTAACATCTCAAGGAATAGAAAGACCTATGAGTATGTAAGAAGGAAGAATACTAAGATTATAAGCTGAAGGAGAAAAATCTCTAAGAAGATGGCAAGATGTTAACAAGTATTTTGTAGATGGCTTCACTGTAGAAAGTGCAAAAAGtccaccaaaaaaaaagaaataagaggTAAAAGGGAGGGAAGAAGTTATCACTGGGGGAAAATGTATTGGGTAAATTAATGGGCCTAAAAGCTGACAATTCACCTGGACCTGGTGACCTGACCTCCTCCTGCGGCTACAGAGATAagtgatctttcaaaattcctgGGATTCTGTAAAGATTTTAGTAATTGGAAAACCATAAATGTAACTGTTCTGTTATAGAACAGAGTGGGAGAGAAAATAAGGAACTCGAGGTAAATTAGAGTAACATCTGCGATTGAGAAATTCAGTAATTTATTATTATGGAACGAATAACAGGACACTGAGAAAATTGTAAGAAGGTTAGGCAGTCAACGTGGTTGACAGAAAGGGACAGTATATTTGATGCATATGCTAGAGATCTTTGAGGATGTAGCTTTCAGTGTGGATAAAGAGAAAATAGTTGCTATGGTATAGTTGGATTTCTAAAAGGCAGTTGACAAGATGCCACAAGATAAAATATGCAACAAGGTAAAGAGTTGTGATATCGACCACAACAGAAATCAAAGAGTGGAAGTAAAgcttcattttcaggttggcaaacaGTAACTATTAAAGTGCCATAGTGATTAGTGCTTATCTCTGGGTCCTTGGCTATTTACAATTTACATCgatgacttaaatgatgtgaggagatgaagaggaatttctttagccagatgatgaccaatctgtggaatttgttgccacagagagctgtggaggccaagtcactgggtgtatttaaggcagagcctGATAGAATCTTGATTGGTAAGCGGGTTAAGGCGTATGGGGAAAAGGCGGGAGAATGCATTTgaaaaaacaatcagccatgattgaatggcagagcagactcgatgggacaaATGGATCCTACATCTTATGGGTGTGACCAAGTGTGTGGCATCCatatttgctaatgatacaaatatAGAAGAAAAAGTAATTTGTAAGAAGATCATGAAGTATTCCATAAGGGGATTATAAATAggtcaagtgagtgggcaaatggagtataatttttgaaaatgtgagattatctacTTTAGTTGGAAGAATAGAAGAACAGAATACTATCTTGATGGTGTGAGACTAATGAATGCTGGTGCACCTAGAGACCTGTGTGTCCTTGTAGAAAAAATATAGAAAGTTAGCACACTGATACACCATGTAATTAAAAAGGTAAATGTAATATCTGTCTTTATTGTAAGGGGAATACTGGAGGACAGTAatgaagtcttgctacaactttACAGGACTTTGGAAGTAGCATAGATAGAGTGACACATATGGTCTTGGTCTCTCTAAGGAAAGGAACTATCCTCAAAGGCAGTGCCAGGAAAGTTCATTAGATTGCATCCTTGGAAGAAGAGGTTGTTTTATGGGGAAATATTGAGTAGATGAGGACCATACTCTCTcaatttcagaagaatgagcagtgatcaTAGTGAAACATAAAACGTTCTGAGGGAGATTAGCAGAGTAGATGGTGAGAGGTAGGTCCCCTCCTGGGAGAATTCTAGTACAAGGAGGCATGGTTGCAGGACAACATGCCTGCCCtttgaggagcaatttctttttTCGAAAAGtgtaactctttggaattctcaatacTTGAGACCTGAGGATGCAAAgttattaagtatattcaaagctgagaaagAAAGATGTTTGGACAAGGGAATAGAGGATTATGGGAATCATgtggaaaatggaactgagaccaacaatcaaatcagccatgatcttattgaataatgaGGCAGGTCACAAGGTGTAGTCCTGTTCTTTTATTTTATTATGTAAATGAAGATGGAGATATTAGGAGAGGTCAGATAATACTGATGGTCTAAgaaatttttaaacaaaagggTGAGAGGTGCGGAGGTGACACTTCCAAGGGAATAATACAGAGCTTATGACCTTGATGTCTGAAGGCCTGTTCAATAATGGcgagaaaataatttcaaaataataagATAGAAATAGAACAAAGTTTTTGGAAGTTGGAAGGTTGGCAGGAATTATGGAGACAAGGAGGTCAAAGGCTGTGAAGGAAATTAAAGTAATAATGTAAGTGTTGGGTTTATGTCAATTAATGATGATAGGGTACTGGTGTGACATAGCACAGAGCTGGCAAGATTTTTAGATGAACACAGTTTACTGAGAGTGGACAATGGGAAATTGGCCAGTCAAACGTTGCAAATGGATCACAATAACGTCCTCAAGGCAGGCTGTTGTGGAAAGTTCGCCACCCTCCCTAGCGATTGTCTTGGGTTGAAATAGAGCATTCACAATCTCAGCCTGATAGTTAACCTAGGAGTGAACTTCATTACTCATGTACTCTCCTTCACAATAACCTTTTGTTCGACTTCTGTGATATCTGCCCTACCCGATGTGCCAAAGCCATGTTTCATGCAATTCTAATGTTGCCATTATTTCCTCCATTTTAACTCACTATCTCTTCTCACACCCTTTTCCTCCCTGTGGACCATCAGCTGGGTAAAATGTGGAAAatccacaaaaaaacaaaaacagtcaaTAAAAATGTAATAGGAGAAACTTAAGAGGGCTGAAAATGGGTAAGAGGATTAACAGTTTTGAGGGAAGTGATAAATGAGGTGCTTTTAACTCTTTCCACTTGGCAAAAGCTAATCAGAATGAGAGACTGTAGCCAAGTTGTATATAACTACAATTAATCTCAAAGGCTAAGGCATTCACCTAACTTAGGAAGGAGCTTCATCTGTTTTTCCAAACCTTCACCTGCCCTTGCCCATGTCACTGGTTTCATCAGGTTACACTCTGTGGGCTCATAtatggcatggctcagatggtatAAACAGTGTCATTGAGCTCTCAtctagaaatttgtccttggatTCAATTCAGTGGAACCTCATTTTTAAAGTAACCGAATTGTGTGCTTAGCACAATCAAACCATGGATGAATTTCTCTCGCTAAGTTTCTTGGAGGCTCAGATAATAAAAATTAGTTAGTTTACATTCCAATGATGAGTTTAGTTGAGGCTCATTCCATAGCAATGAGTGATGTGGAATTTCCCACCTAAGACCAGGCTCCTGGCGTCTCTGATTTTAATTAGAGCAAAGAGATGCAGATCCAAATCAacccaaatcaaa includes:
- the LOC127574515 gene encoding dendritic cell-specific transmembrane protein, whose protein sequence is MDKVSPIAERTSLNIKMAILKIAAQFFGDLFEVFASERKSGLKNILYLVSLCLLLGMGSSGIVYICLQKLQCNLSVALAVCGTFTVVIPGALFLSKHLRCFTLIFLISCGTKQGRNALITVGTSIVVFHCAQNSFDNLMKLVENLDCYLVGMLPSIRDLLSKYIEVLKWISNYKISGNPFIRIVDEFKVYHKVDDDDIKIKLNATRMNMEILANNTMSKFGTFTTVCKNAMTVMGVLLILLFTWFYIRRFLTNVKFENIFVTNQLLQFDEKQKEVGKPHLLPLTKKEKKCFIRIPALSLSEMEWKSMAGFLVPILRNLCIWTILIMLDYGIYLLTDSIRHHIDHLPTINITMNVKFSEENTKLNIIKTKKEYEETFSSYVHLSKDACILQSTLSIDAIWSPLLILLVILLLLTLLSAKLTTLKIIVLSSFYKETEEKRIQFLHEKILQKRRWANLFNIEEVLNPATNVISFWFPIFKMKQNKKELQNQKDKIIRFQKFGEFHIEL